Proteins from a single region of Leptolyngbya sp. CCY15150:
- a CDS encoding ParM/StbA family protein — MTQMIQTYIDMGSSATKCLYWQNQPYLLHLDPQVARLNPSRLDRLMLGGLTSQEPEDSAYVMVGHSAYAIGALAIAQKGDSGLALPKRDRAVYKILATLGAIAEKTLAAKDSDSSHCEFTAQLGLLLPLEEYWQDRKELKTQILGAIADFNFRGRSLSGQLERIEMQPEGAGLYLAKGLQLARSGVGIRDSTVVVLMFGHRNLSILTFEKGSTPQETNSTSQGPGFVEYLKQCATELPGVAPDDPALLEAVLQGHPTFHVPGRKEALDLAKVCSYAREFYLERVHQFLVEWLPSAEVEVIVGGGAAYVIRPELEQFFDQRGLAQQITWAETLRQEITDVLRNQDGTAEPDLITSVRWADVYGLFKTFMYSAKPSHQR; from the coding sequence ATGACCCAAATGATCCAGACTTATATCGACATGGGCAGCTCTGCCACCAAGTGCCTCTACTGGCAGAACCAGCCCTACCTGCTGCACCTCGACCCGCAAGTGGCTCGCCTGAACCCCTCGCGCCTCGACCGATTGATGCTAGGCGGGCTAACTAGCCAGGAACCGGAGGACAGTGCCTATGTGATGGTGGGCCATAGTGCCTATGCCATTGGGGCGTTAGCGATCGCTCAAAAAGGTGACTCGGGTCTGGCTCTACCCAAACGCGATCGCGCTGTCTACAAGATCTTGGCTACCCTGGGTGCGATCGCTGAGAAAACTCTGGCAGCTAAGGACTCCGATAGCTCACATTGTGAGTTCACCGCTCAATTGGGTCTGCTGCTGCCGCTGGAGGAATACTGGCAAGACCGTAAGGAGTTGAAGACCCAGATTCTGGGGGCGATCGCCGACTTCAACTTTCGGGGCCGGTCTTTGTCTGGACAGCTAGAGCGTATCGAGATGCAGCCAGAAGGGGCTGGGCTTTACCTGGCTAAGGGGTTGCAGTTAGCCAGATCTGGGGTGGGAATTCGAGACTCCACCGTCGTCGTCCTGATGTTTGGTCACCGCAATCTCTCCATCCTCACCTTCGAGAAGGGCAGCACGCCCCAGGAAACCAACAGCACCTCCCAGGGGCCAGGGTTTGTGGAATACCTGAAGCAGTGTGCCACTGAACTGCCGGGTGTCGCCCCGGATGATCCGGCTCTGCTGGAAGCGGTGTTGCAGGGGCACCCTACCTTTCACGTCCCAGGACGCAAGGAAGCCCTCGACTTGGCGAAGGTCTGTAGCTATGCCCGAGAGTTTTATCTAGAGCGGGTGCATCAATTTCTGGTAGAGTGGCTGCCCTCGGCGGAGGTGGAGGTGATTGTGGGCGGCGGTGCTGCCTATGTCATTCGCCCAGAGCTGGAGCAGTTTTTTGACCAGCGCGGACTCGCTCAACAAATCACCTGGGCTGAGACCCTGCGACAGGAGATCACCGACGTGCTGCGGAATCA